The genomic region CGAATAAATCTTTCCCATTCCGGAAATCACCAAGGTATGGTTTTCGTTTTGATAGACCGGAAACGGGTTTTTATCCCGGAGAATTTTCAAACCCAAGGTTTCGATCAATGGTTTTGCCTCCGGGAAAAGGGCGACGGAAATAAAAATCATCTTTCTTTCTTGATACCTGAACGTAGAATTTGGGACAAGAGAGAAATCATCGAACGAGAAAGAAAAGGAGCCTTTCATGGATTTGATCGAAAAGGTAAAAAGGGAATTTTGGCCGAAATTGAAGTCCGTGGTTTCCAAGATTCCGTTTACGGAAGATCTCATCGCGCTTTATTATTCTATGATGGATCCGGAAACCCCGCTTAGAACCAAACTCGTCATCGCCGGTGCGCTCGCTTATTTCATTTCTCCGTTAGATGCCGTTCCCGATTTTATTCCCGGCGCCGGATTTCTGGATGACGCGGGCGTGATTGCGGCCGTACTGGCAAGTGTTCAGTCCGCGATCCGACAAGAACATAGAGAGAAGGCCAGAAAATTTCTGGAAAACGAATGAGCTTAGACAACGAAATTAAAATCCGATACGAACACTTCCTAAACTTTCTTCCGAAGGTTATGGAATTTTTAGCGACCACACAGGAAGAATCCGATCTCAACATCGCCTATAAAGGAGAGATCGATCTTGTAACGAAAGCGGACAAGGGTTCCGAGGAAAGAATCATCAACGAGATCGATCGAATGTTTCCTACGGATTCGATTCTCGGAGAAGAAGGAACCAATAAGACGGGAACTTCTTCCTTTAAGTGGATCGTCGATCCTTTGGATGGAACCGTGAATTATTCTCATCGTCTTCCTTTGTATTGCGCTTGCATCGGTTTGGAAAATTTGGAAAACGGAGAAGCCGTGATGGGAATCGTTCCGCTTCCTAGTTTGAACGAAATTTATCACGCACGCAAAGGTCACGGCGCGTTTAAAAATCAAAAAAGAATCTCCGTTTCGAAGACGAAAGAATTAAAACAATCTTTGTTATCCACCGGA from Leptospira kmetyi serovar Malaysia str. Bejo-Iso9 harbors:
- a CDS encoding YkvA family protein, with translation MDLIEKVKREFWPKLKSVVSKIPFTEDLIALYYSMMDPETPLRTKLVIAGALAYFISPLDAVPDFIPGAGFLDDAGVIAAVLASVQSAIRQEHREKARKFLENE
- a CDS encoding inositol monophosphatase family protein, with protein sequence MSLDNEIKIRYEHFLNFLPKVMEFLATTQEESDLNIAYKGEIDLVTKADKGSEERIINEIDRMFPTDSILGEEGTNKTGTSSFKWIVDPLDGTVNYSHRLPLYCACIGLENLENGEAVMGIVPLPSLNEIYHARKGHGAFKNQKRISVSKTKELKQSLLSTGFPYDREKKIDRLMFYYRNFLLKTRGVRRTGAAGLDLCWVAEGRFDAFWEEGLKPWDMAAPSVIVNEAGGRMSTYDGNTFTPYIPNVVASNGVLHEKMMEGMQEYLRIPT